One genomic region from Hyalangium minutum encodes:
- a CDS encoding glycosyl hydrolase family 18 protein: MRLSFAERKFSLSALSLGLGLVVTLSTSTAMAADGCTFTSTNTWATGYCAELRVTNATGSNLQGWTATFQSAPGMTVTSLWNGSWTVEGSLNKVTSQDWNGAVLAGGVATFGFCGTHSGTVIPPVSCTLSGSSGGNTPPPNPPADTQAPSVVTGLSVLAKAPRSVDLAWQPSTDNVGVTGYEVFLSNVSTPVATLTGTSASVTGLTPGTAYTFTVKARDAAGNRSAASSPLTVTTPSPKKLVGYFIRWGVYGRAFYPKTLDTNGTAAKLTHLNYAFGNVVNGKCGILPSPLGDSWADYQMDFDAAKSVDGVADLWSQPLKGNFNQLRKLKAKYPNLKVLISLGGWTWSGGISDAVSTPEKRQAFVQSCIDLYIRGNIPGLPAGAAAGVFDGIDIDWEFPVSGGLVPGRPEDTVNYTAALAEFRRQLDAVRPGLQLSIATPSAPGNYSKIELGRVHAYLDHLNVMTYDMHGAWDSKANFHSALYNQTANPDKARRDSTQEAVQGHLAAGVPASKLVVGVPFYGRGWQGTQAGPAGDGLYQSTWGAAWGNSDDVTTGATGLFDYFYIRNVLESTGVKRRHPEAQVPYIYNPSTGLWLSYDDPVSMGVKGDYILNNNLGGAMIWELSGDDPQGSLLTALKSKLNP, encoded by the coding sequence ATGCGACTCTCCTTCGCGGAACGAAAGTTCTCTCTCTCTGCACTCTCTCTTGGGCTCGGCCTCGTGGTGACGCTGAGCACCTCCACCGCCATGGCGGCGGATGGGTGCACCTTCACATCCACCAACACCTGGGCCACCGGTTACTGCGCGGAGCTGCGCGTGACCAACGCCACGGGCTCCAATCTCCAAGGCTGGACCGCCACGTTCCAGTCGGCGCCCGGGATGACGGTCACCTCGCTGTGGAACGGCAGCTGGACAGTCGAGGGCTCGCTGAACAAGGTGACGAGCCAGGACTGGAACGGAGCCGTGCTCGCGGGCGGCGTGGCCACGTTCGGCTTCTGCGGCACACACAGTGGCACGGTCATCCCTCCTGTGAGCTGCACGCTGAGCGGATCATCGGGTGGCAATACGCCTCCGCCCAACCCTCCGGCGGACACACAAGCGCCCTCCGTGGTGACGGGGCTGAGTGTCCTGGCGAAGGCGCCGCGGAGCGTGGACCTGGCATGGCAGCCGTCCACGGACAACGTGGGCGTCACCGGCTACGAGGTGTTCCTCAGCAATGTGAGCACGCCGGTCGCCACGCTCACGGGCACGAGCGCGAGCGTGACGGGATTGACGCCAGGCACGGCGTACACCTTCACGGTGAAGGCGCGGGATGCGGCGGGCAATCGCTCCGCTGCCAGCTCGCCGCTCACGGTGACGACACCGAGCCCCAAGAAGCTCGTGGGCTACTTCATCCGGTGGGGCGTGTACGGGCGCGCCTTCTATCCGAAGACGCTGGATACGAACGGCACGGCGGCGAAGCTGACGCACCTCAACTACGCGTTCGGCAACGTGGTGAACGGCAAGTGCGGCATCTTGCCGTCCCCGCTGGGGGATTCGTGGGCCGACTACCAGATGGACTTCGACGCGGCCAAGAGCGTGGACGGCGTGGCGGACCTCTGGAGCCAGCCGCTCAAGGGCAATTTCAACCAGCTGCGGAAGTTGAAGGCGAAGTATCCGAACCTGAAGGTGCTCATCTCGCTGGGCGGCTGGACGTGGTCCGGGGGTATCTCGGATGCGGTGAGCACGCCGGAGAAGCGGCAGGCGTTCGTGCAGTCCTGCATCGACCTCTACATCCGCGGCAACATTCCGGGGCTGCCAGCCGGAGCGGCAGCGGGCGTCTTCGACGGCATTGATATCGACTGGGAGTTCCCTGTCTCGGGAGGGCTGGTGCCAGGCCGTCCGGAGGACACGGTGAACTACACGGCGGCGCTGGCCGAGTTCCGCCGCCAGTTGGATGCGGTGCGTCCGGGTCTGCAGCTGAGCATCGCCACGCCCTCGGCGCCCGGGAACTACTCGAAGATCGAGCTCGGCCGCGTCCACGCGTACCTCGATCACCTCAATGTGATGACGTACGACATGCACGGAGCCTGGGACTCGAAGGCGAACTTCCATTCGGCGCTCTACAACCAGACCGCGAACCCGGACAAGGCGCGGCGAGACAGCACGCAGGAGGCCGTGCAGGGCCATCTGGCCGCGGGCGTGCCGGCGAGCAAGCTCGTCGTGGGCGTGCCCTTCTACGGCCGAGGCTGGCAGGGGACTCAGGCGGGCCCGGCGGGAGACGGCCTGTACCAGTCCACGTGGGGGGCGGCGTGGGGCAACTCGGACGACGTGACGACGGGCGCCACGGGCCTCTTCGACTACTTCTACATCCGCAACGTGCTGGAGAGCACGGGCGTGAAGCGGCGGCATCCTGAAGCCCAGGTGCCCTACATCTACAACCCATCCACGGGGCTGTGGCTGAGCTACGACGACCCTGTCTCGATGGGCGTCAAGGGCGACTACATCCTGAACAACAACCTGGGTGGCGCGATGATCTGGGAGCTGAGCGGGGATGATCCCCAGGGCTCGCTCCTCACCGCCCTCAAGAGCAAGCTGAACCCTTGA
- a CDS encoding ATP-binding protein, which yields MSKARKNKSDPLSDLPRWAQKLAQKYYTKTVATFLLYGAVRDLQPLTQEDGSRGYGTIKTFLAEELFGGRDHVIFYDRSSGIRASSPETQKDLQRAMTGYDAMYGTDYAKSLPRDPGRALQILENFLRIRLSEGKSMALIIDFAETLVPGGEMSHLSAEDRFVVATLDKWAHDPNFLSNDISVVLLAENLADISPRISRNPYVAPIELPLPTEEERLDYVRYKLEGKKLQSVSDVPLAALAKMTAGLSRINLDRVLTEAIERDIRVTTEQLKEKKKEIIQAECHGLLEFIEPNNNLDSVAGHGKAKEMLRHAANALKKGRNEVMPMGYLISGPVGTGKTFMVTSFAGEIGIPAVKFLNFRSQWQGVTESNLERIFTLLKALWPVAVMVDEADTFLGNRDSGGDSGTSSRVFGSIASFMGNTQYRGKIVWFLMTARPDLLPIDLKRQGRAEEHLALFYPQTDAERDELFKVMQKKTGVTVDVPSFASLIPQGTRQFSGADIEAVMVRAKFKALAEGREQVSVDDLKAVLADFIPPSYPLEIELQNLVAVQECTSRELLPEEFRKLDRDEVTRRVRELKMLLEER from the coding sequence GTGAGCAAAGCGCGCAAGAACAAGTCGGATCCGCTGTCCGATCTGCCTCGCTGGGCCCAGAAGCTGGCCCAGAAGTACTACACGAAGACCGTGGCCACCTTCCTGCTCTACGGGGCGGTGAGGGACTTGCAGCCCCTTACCCAGGAGGACGGCAGCCGGGGCTACGGCACCATCAAGACGTTCCTGGCCGAGGAGCTCTTCGGCGGGCGTGACCACGTCATCTTCTACGACCGCTCGTCCGGCATCCGCGCCTCGTCGCCGGAGACGCAGAAGGACCTGCAGCGGGCGATGACGGGCTACGACGCCATGTATGGCACGGACTACGCCAAGTCGCTGCCGAGGGATCCGGGCCGGGCGCTCCAGATTCTGGAGAACTTCCTGCGGATCCGCCTGAGCGAGGGCAAGTCGATGGCGCTCATCATCGACTTCGCGGAGACGCTGGTGCCGGGCGGGGAGATGAGCCACCTGTCGGCGGAGGACCGCTTCGTGGTGGCCACGCTGGACAAGTGGGCGCACGATCCGAACTTCCTGTCCAACGACATCTCCGTGGTGCTGCTGGCGGAGAACCTGGCGGACATCTCTCCGCGCATCTCGCGCAACCCGTACGTGGCGCCCATCGAGCTGCCGCTGCCCACCGAGGAGGAGCGGCTGGATTACGTGCGGTACAAGCTGGAGGGCAAGAAGCTGCAGTCCGTGTCGGACGTGCCGCTGGCGGCCCTGGCGAAGATGACGGCGGGCCTGTCGCGCATCAACCTGGACCGGGTGCTGACCGAGGCCATCGAGCGGGACATCCGCGTCACGACCGAGCAGCTCAAGGAGAAGAAGAAGGAGATCATCCAGGCGGAGTGCCACGGCCTGCTGGAGTTCATCGAGCCCAACAACAACCTGGACTCGGTGGCGGGCCATGGCAAGGCGAAGGAGATGCTGCGCCACGCCGCCAACGCCCTGAAGAAGGGCCGCAACGAGGTGATGCCCATGGGCTACCTCATCAGCGGCCCGGTGGGCACGGGCAAGACGTTCATGGTGACGAGCTTCGCCGGAGAGATTGGCATCCCGGCGGTGAAGTTCCTCAACTTCCGGAGCCAGTGGCAGGGCGTCACGGAGTCGAACCTGGAGCGCATCTTCACGCTGCTCAAGGCGCTGTGGCCGGTGGCGGTGATGGTGGACGAGGCGGACACGTTCCTGGGCAACCGTGATTCCGGCGGGGACTCGGGGACGAGCAGCCGCGTGTTCGGCTCGATTGCCTCGTTCATGGGCAACACGCAGTACCGCGGGAAGATCGTCTGGTTCCTGATGACGGCGCGGCCGGACCTGCTGCCGATCGACTTGAAGCGGCAGGGGCGCGCGGAGGAGCACCTGGCGCTCTTCTATCCGCAGACGGACGCGGAGCGCGACGAGCTCTTCAAGGTGATGCAGAAGAAGACGGGCGTCACGGTGGATGTGCCGTCGTTCGCGTCGCTGATTCCGCAGGGGACGCGCCAGTTCAGCGGCGCGGACATCGAGGCGGTGATGGTGCGCGCCAAGTTCAAGGCGCTGGCCGAGGGCCGCGAGCAGGTGTCCGTGGATGACTTGAAGGCGGTGCTGGCGGACTTCATCCCGCCGAGCTACCCGCTGGAGATCGAGCTGCAGAACCTGGTGGCGGTGCAGGAGTGCACCAGCCGCGAGCTGCTCCCCGAGGAGTTCCGCAAGCTGGACCGGGACGAAGTCACCCGGCGCGTGCGCGAGTTGAAGATGCTGCTCGAGGAGCGCTGA
- a CDS encoding serine/threonine-protein kinase — protein sequence MTTSQPKRQPIPFGKYLLLDRINIGGMAEVWRGKTFGAGGFERLVAIKRILPNIAEDEEFITMFIDEAKISVQLAHANIAQIYELGQISNSYFIAMEYIPGKDMRAIFDRCRKKGEPAPIPLVAYCVAKMCEGLDYAHRKKDQMGRDLNIVHRDISPQNILVSFEGEVKVIDFGIAKAAGKATKTQAGILKGKFGYMSPEQIRGLPLDRRSDVFAIGVCLYEMLTGERLFVGESDFSVLEKVRKAEVPNPSTYNRKVPEQLEKIVLKALAKDVDERYQYASELGDDLQRFLITSDSIFGRKDLMQYMKATFAEDVEREKQRLAEYSTIKPPEGMLSAIEAGFGGSPTPSASPAAPLLPPLPTPAEMPKVSAGATAVLGPSVSGGEAIRRTPSLTALPKLTAAAATPAPKDDESAATMLVDSSEYFDENDEPRTQPGVGRAVTPLESERVGLGDGDPPSTGKTAVIGPPSGGNGAPPRASTSNIPVVTPTPNVQVRPSVFGMPAVGAQPEAPASPNRSSNPGRNPGDGLPRIVRPDAPAGGPPMLSPAGSPHRHSPSAAPTTPSLPPLGARPPPPPPPPVNRQQQEADPDDEEAPSERPQGRNKVVLLGGIGAAALVLLSVVGFLATRSPAMGFIMVELPPSVAGKATVMLNTQQAPVSNGVVLQQVAAGPVVVAVSAEGYKAFTETVNIEAGTQVTRVSAQLESLVKNVSMVLATVPQDAEVKLNGKVIRAQGSQDAFIKDLPSSDEMVIEVRAPGYKPHQQKYSPPAGSEPLQVKVRLEPAELAVRVESEPEGATILASGKELGATTPAVVKLPAGVKQVTLRMKCFDDAELPVPSASGETPVLKGALKKQPGCK from the coding sequence GTGACGACCTCTCAACCGAAGCGGCAGCCCATTCCCTTTGGGAAGTATCTCCTTCTCGACCGCATCAACATCGGCGGCATGGCCGAGGTGTGGCGCGGGAAGACCTTCGGCGCCGGAGGCTTTGAACGGCTCGTCGCCATCAAGCGCATCCTGCCGAACATCGCCGAGGACGAAGAGTTCATCACGATGTTCATCGATGAGGCGAAGATCAGCGTCCAGCTGGCTCACGCCAACATCGCGCAGATCTACGAGCTGGGGCAGATCTCCAACAGCTACTTCATCGCGATGGAGTACATCCCCGGCAAGGACATGCGGGCGATCTTCGATCGCTGCCGGAAGAAGGGAGAGCCCGCCCCCATCCCGCTGGTGGCCTACTGCGTGGCCAAGATGTGCGAGGGCCTGGACTACGCCCACCGCAAGAAGGACCAGATGGGGCGGGACCTGAACATCGTCCACCGTGACATCTCCCCGCAGAACATCCTCGTCTCGTTCGAGGGCGAGGTGAAGGTCATCGACTTCGGTATCGCCAAGGCCGCGGGCAAGGCGACGAAGACGCAGGCCGGCATCCTCAAGGGCAAGTTCGGCTACATGAGCCCGGAGCAGATCCGCGGCCTGCCGCTGGACCGGCGCTCGGACGTGTTCGCCATCGGCGTGTGTCTCTACGAGATGCTCACCGGTGAGCGGCTCTTCGTGGGCGAGAGCGACTTCTCCGTGCTGGAGAAGGTGCGCAAGGCAGAGGTCCCCAACCCGTCCACGTACAACCGGAAGGTTCCCGAGCAGCTTGAGAAGATCGTCCTCAAGGCGCTCGCCAAGGACGTGGACGAGCGCTACCAGTACGCCAGCGAGCTGGGCGACGATCTGCAGCGCTTCCTCATCACCAGCGACTCCATCTTCGGCCGCAAGGACCTCATGCAGTACATGAAGGCCACCTTCGCCGAGGACGTGGAGCGCGAGAAGCAGCGCCTGGCGGAGTACTCCACCATCAAGCCCCCCGAGGGCATGCTCTCCGCCATCGAGGCCGGTTTCGGCGGCTCTCCGACGCCGAGCGCTTCCCCGGCCGCTCCGCTCCTGCCTCCGCTGCCCACGCCCGCGGAGATGCCCAAGGTGAGCGCGGGGGCCACGGCGGTCCTCGGGCCGAGTGTGTCGGGAGGCGAGGCCATCCGCCGCACGCCTTCGCTCACCGCGCTGCCCAAGCTCACGGCCGCCGCGGCCACCCCGGCGCCCAAGGACGACGAGTCTGCGGCGACCATGCTGGTGGACTCGAGCGAGTACTTCGACGAGAACGACGAGCCCCGGACGCAGCCGGGCGTGGGCCGTGCCGTGACGCCGCTCGAGTCCGAGCGCGTGGGCCTGGGCGACGGCGATCCGCCCTCCACGGGGAAGACGGCCGTCATCGGGCCTCCCTCGGGTGGGAACGGTGCGCCTCCTCGTGCGTCCACCTCGAACATCCCCGTCGTGACTCCGACGCCCAATGTGCAGGTGCGGCCGTCCGTGTTCGGGATGCCCGCCGTGGGCGCGCAGCCCGAGGCGCCCGCTTCGCCCAACCGCTCGTCCAATCCGGGGCGCAATCCCGGGGACGGGCTGCCGCGCATTGTCCGCCCGGATGCTCCGGCAGGGGGGCCGCCCATGCTGAGCCCGGCGGGTTCGCCCCACCGGCATTCGCCCTCCGCGGCGCCTACGACGCCCTCGCTGCCGCCCCTGGGCGCGCGGCCTCCGCCTCCCCCTCCGCCCCCGGTCAACCGGCAGCAGCAGGAGGCCGACCCGGACGATGAGGAGGCGCCGTCGGAGCGTCCTCAGGGCCGGAACAAGGTGGTGCTGTTGGGCGGCATTGGGGCCGCGGCGCTCGTCCTGCTGAGCGTGGTGGGCTTCCTGGCGACGCGCTCGCCCGCCATGGGCTTCATCATGGTGGAGCTGCCGCCGAGTGTGGCTGGCAAGGCCACGGTGATGCTGAACACCCAGCAGGCCCCCGTGTCGAACGGCGTGGTGCTGCAGCAGGTGGCCGCGGGCCCGGTCGTCGTCGCGGTCAGCGCCGAGGGCTACAAGGCCTTCACCGAGACGGTGAACATCGAGGCGGGCACGCAGGTGACGCGTGTGTCCGCCCAGCTCGAGTCCCTGGTGAAGAACGTGTCCATGGTGCTGGCCACTGTGCCGCAGGACGCCGAGGTGAAGCTCAACGGCAAGGTCATCCGCGCCCAGGGCTCGCAGGACGCGTTCATCAAGGATCTGCCCTCCAGTGACGAGATGGTCATCGAGGTGCGCGCGCCGGGCTACAAGCCACACCAGCAGAAGTACAGCCCGCCCGCGGGCTCCGAGCCGCTTCAGGTGAAGGTGCGGCTGGAGCCGGCGGAATTAGCGGTGCGCGTGGAGTCCGAGCCCGAGGGCGCCACCATCCTGGCCAGCGGCAAGGAGCTGGGGGCCACCACGCCCGCGGTGGTGAAGCTGCCCGCGGGGGTGAAGCAGGTGACCCTGAGGATGAAGTGCTTCGATGACGCCGAGCTGCCGGTGCCCTCTGCTTCGGGGGAGACGCCGGTGCTCAAGGGTGCCTTGAAGAAGCAGCCGGGCTGCAAGTAG
- a CDS encoding ABC transporter permease encodes MRLSALSRLVRLSLARERKGAFFSAFGVAVGVGALVFFVGLGLGVGRVIRERIFPTDARLVDVVPPAVSLGSLLGGGKLDNETVERLAALPGVEKVYRKMNVRVPAVSRYEGAFFGSRLRMGMEVLAVGVDPGLVEKDVQLGAFKDSGPDQPIPAVISTRLLEIYNKTFAPARKLPQLSPQMIVGFGFPVEFNRSYVAQAAPGPTTAAQAQVVGASDRGLLAGITIPLDTAIRLNKASGVDGETFTGVTLVAQDPSQVSRLVAAVKEMGLEIDDQERRLAENAGAAVTLTTSALALLSILICVLAAVNIAHALSASVRARAKEIGVMQAVGASRSDVRNIVLAEAGVVGLLGGATGTALALLLAFAINRLAARYLPDFPFKPDSFFSFPWPVVLGGVALGLVAALAGAYFPSRRAAATDPARTLAG; translated from the coding sequence ATGAGGCTCTCCGCCCTCTCGCGGTTGGTCCGCCTCAGCCTCGCCCGCGAGCGCAAGGGCGCGTTCTTCTCCGCCTTCGGCGTGGCCGTGGGCGTGGGCGCGCTCGTCTTCTTCGTGGGCCTGGGCCTGGGCGTGGGCCGCGTCATCCGCGAGCGCATCTTCCCCACGGACGCGCGGCTGGTGGACGTGGTGCCTCCGGCCGTGTCGCTCGGCTCGTTGCTCGGGGGCGGCAAGCTGGACAATGAGACGGTGGAGCGCCTGGCCGCGCTGCCCGGTGTCGAGAAGGTGTACCGGAAGATGAACGTCCGCGTGCCCGCCGTCAGCCGCTACGAGGGCGCCTTCTTCGGCTCCCGGTTGCGCATGGGTATGGAGGTGCTGGCCGTGGGCGTGGACCCCGGGCTGGTGGAGAAGGACGTCCAGCTCGGCGCCTTCAAGGACTCGGGACCGGATCAGCCCATCCCCGCCGTCATCTCCACGCGGCTCCTGGAGATCTACAACAAGACCTTTGCCCCGGCCCGGAAGCTGCCCCAGCTCTCGCCGCAGATGATCGTCGGCTTCGGCTTTCCGGTGGAGTTCAACCGCTCCTATGTGGCCCAGGCCGCTCCGGGCCCGACCACGGCCGCCCAGGCGCAGGTGGTGGGGGCCTCGGATCGGGGCCTGCTCGCCGGCATCACCATTCCGCTCGACACGGCCATCCGCCTCAACAAGGCCTCGGGTGTGGACGGCGAGACGTTCACCGGCGTCACCCTCGTGGCGCAGGACCCCTCCCAGGTGTCGCGGCTCGTCGCGGCTGTGAAGGAGATGGGTCTGGAGATCGACGACCAAGAGCGGCGGCTCGCCGAGAATGCGGGCGCCGCCGTGACGCTCACCACCTCCGCGCTCGCGCTGCTGTCCATCCTCATCTGCGTGCTGGCCGCGGTGAACATCGCCCACGCGCTCTCCGCCTCGGTGCGCGCGCGCGCCAAGGAGATCGGCGTGATGCAGGCCGTGGGGGCCTCGCGCTCGGATGTACGCAACATCGTGCTCGCCGAGGCCGGGGTGGTCGGGCTGCTCGGAGGCGCCACTGGCACCGCCCTGGCCCTGCTCCTGGCGTTCGCCATCAACCGGCTCGCGGCCCGGTACCTGCCGGACTTCCCCTTCAAGCCCGATAGCTTCTTCTCCTTTCCCTGGCCGGTGGTGCTCGGGGGCGTGGCGCTCGGACTCGTCGCGGCGCTCGCCGGAGCCTACTTCCCCAGCCGTCGCGCCGCCGCCACGGACCCTGCTCGGACACTCGCCGGATGA
- a CDS encoding ABC transporter ATP-binding protein: protein MIRARDIVKEYHDGDGTLVRVLDGLSLEVEQGDFVAVVGPSGSGKSTLLHLLGGLDVHYTGDVEVGGVKLRGLRDQELARFRNSHVGFVFQSFHLIPNLSAVENVLMPSHFGAESLDARKRAEAMLDRVGLLAKKDRAPVRLSGGERQRVAIARALFTDPKLLLCDEPTGNLDAATGAGVIQLFHELHREGLTVLAVTHEERMSSAARRVLRLKEGKLVEEPVRPAPGGTP, encoded by the coding sequence GTGATCCGCGCCCGAGACATCGTCAAGGAGTACCACGATGGGGATGGCACGCTGGTGCGCGTGCTGGATGGCCTGTCGCTCGAAGTCGAGCAGGGGGACTTCGTCGCGGTGGTGGGGCCCTCGGGCAGCGGCAAGTCCACGCTGCTGCACCTGCTCGGCGGCCTGGACGTCCACTACACCGGCGATGTGGAGGTGGGCGGCGTCAAGCTGCGCGGGTTGCGAGACCAGGAACTCGCCCGCTTCCGCAACTCGCACGTGGGCTTCGTCTTCCAGTCCTTCCACCTCATCCCCAATCTCTCGGCGGTGGAGAACGTGCTGATGCCCTCGCACTTCGGCGCGGAGTCGCTCGATGCGCGCAAGCGGGCCGAAGCCATGCTGGATCGGGTGGGGCTCCTGGCCAAGAAGGACCGCGCCCCGGTGCGGCTGTCCGGCGGCGAGCGCCAGCGCGTGGCCATCGCCCGCGCTCTCTTCACGGACCCCAAGCTGTTGCTGTGCGATGAGCCCACCGGCAACCTCGATGCGGCCACGGGCGCGGGGGTCATCCAGCTCTTCCACGAGCTGCACCGTGAGGGGCTCACCGTGCTCGCCGTCACCCACGAGGAGCGCATGAGCTCCGCCGCCCGCCGTGTGCTGCGGCTCAAGGAGGGCAAGCTCGTCGAGGAGCCCGTCCGTCCCGCTCCCGGAGGTACGCCATGA